The following proteins are co-located in the [Pasteurella] mairii genome:
- the trpR gene encoding Trp operon repressor, with protein sequence MYISRNMDQWNAFISMLRTAFEQEKEQELLTLLLTADERDAVGLRLQIVAQLLDKNLPQREIQQNLNTSAATITRGSNMIKTMPPEFMCWIKEQLNEQSKNQ encoded by the coding sequence ATGTATATTAGTCGCAATATGGATCAATGGAATGCGTTTATTTCAATGTTACGCACTGCGTTTGAGCAGGAAAAAGAGCAAGAATTGCTTACATTATTATTAACGGCGGATGAACGCGATGCAGTTGGATTGCGTTTGCAAATTGTGGCGCAACTATTGGATAAAAACCTCCCGCAACGGGAAATTCAACAAAATTTAAATACCAGTGCGGCAACCATCACCAGAGGCTCCAATATGATCAAAACCATGCCACCAGAATTTATGTGCTGGATTAAAGAGCAACTCAATGAGCAAAGCAAAAATCAGTAA
- the queA gene encoding S-adenosylmethionine--tRNA ribosyltransferase-isomerase, translating into MHLSDFYFDLPDELIARYPKVERTSSRLLQLNGQNGELFHRTFSDVVDLINEGDLLIFNNTRVIPARIFGRKASGGKIEVLIERILTENRFLAHIRASKAPKDGAELILGEDKLGEGKGIKARMISRHEALFEVEIVEKNTALLEILPQIGHMPLPPYIDRPDEEADKERYQTVYNKVPGAVAAPTAGLHFDQPLLDKLKAKGVNFAFVTLHVGAGTFQPVRVEQIEDHKMHAEYVEVPQEVVEAILATKANGKRVIAVGTTSVRSIESAALFAEENQLNTPIAPFFSDTSIFIYPGKKFRVTDALITNFHLPESTLIMLVSAFAGYQHTMNAYKSAVENRYRFFSYGDAMFISKNPNVKGLE; encoded by the coding sequence ATGCATTTATCTGATTTCTATTTTGATTTACCTGATGAGTTAATTGCCCGTTATCCCAAAGTTGAGCGCACGTCCAGTCGTCTGTTGCAATTAAACGGGCAAAATGGAGAATTATTTCACCGCACTTTTAGCGACGTTGTGGATCTTATCAATGAGGGCGATTTGCTTATTTTTAACAACACCCGCGTTATTCCGGCACGGATTTTTGGGCGTAAGGCTAGCGGTGGGAAAATTGAAGTGTTAATTGAACGCATTTTGACGGAAAACCGCTTTTTAGCGCATATTCGAGCCTCAAAAGCGCCTAAAGACGGCGCCGAGTTAATCTTGGGCGAAGACAAGTTGGGCGAGGGAAAAGGTATTAAAGCGCGCATGATTTCTCGTCATGAGGCGTTATTTGAAGTGGAAATCGTGGAAAAAAACACCGCACTTTTAGAGATTTTGCCACAAATTGGTCATATGCCATTGCCACCTTATATTGACCGTCCTGACGAAGAAGCGGATAAAGAACGTTATCAAACGGTTTATAACAAAGTTCCGGGCGCGGTTGCCGCGCCGACAGCTGGCTTACATTTTGATCAACCGTTGCTGGACAAATTAAAAGCCAAAGGGGTTAATTTTGCCTTTGTTACTTTGCATGTAGGCGCGGGAACCTTTCAGCCGGTGCGTGTCGAACAGATTGAAGATCATAAAATGCACGCTGAATATGTAGAAGTACCACAAGAAGTGGTTGAGGCAATTTTAGCGACGAAAGCCAATGGCAAACGAGTGATTGCGGTAGGAACCACGTCGGTGCGTTCCATTGAAAGTGCGGCGCTTTTTGCGGAAGAAAATCAATTAAATACACCAATTGCTCCGTTTTTTTCTGATACTTCTATTTTTATTTATCCGGGCAAAAAATTTCGTGTCACCGACGCACTAATTACCAATTTCCATTTGCCAGAAAGTACGCTGATTATGTTAGTTTCCGCCTTTGCCGGTTATCAACATACCATGAATGCTTATAAAAGTGCGGTCGAAAATCGCTATCGTTTTTTTAGTTATGGTGATGCGATGTTTATCAGCAAAAATCCGAATGTGAAAGGATTGGAATAA
- the yhbU gene encoding putative protease: MTTSFKPELLSPAGSLKNMRYAFAYGADAVYAGQPRYSLRVRNNEFNHANLKIGIDEAHALGKKFYVVVNIAPHNSKLKTFIKDLQPVVDMNPDALIMSDPGLIMLVREHFPHIAIHLSVQANAVNWATVKFWKQMGLTRVILSRELSLEEIAEIRQQVPDIEIEIFVHGALCMAYSGRCLLSGYINKRDPNQGTCTNACRWEYQLQEGTTDEVGNIVPKFDPSQQIEVTNVAPTLGEGNTTEKVFLYTEPQRPDEQMTAFEDEHGTYFMNSKDLRAVQHVEKLTQLGVHSLKIEGRTKSFYYCARTAQVYRKAIDDAAAGKPFDESLMDTLESLAHRGYTEGFLRRHTHDEYQNYDYGYSISERQQFVGEFTGKRNAQGMVEVAVKNKFLLGDEVEMMTPKGNILFKIQQMINRKGEKVDAALGDGHFVFLDVPQDISLDYALLMRNLVDTNTRNPHEKKA; the protein is encoded by the coding sequence ATGACCACATCCTTTAAACCCGAACTCCTCTCTCCGGCGGGTTCATTAAAAAATATGCGTTATGCGTTCGCTTATGGCGCTGATGCAGTTTACGCCGGACAACCGCGTTATAGTTTACGTGTGCGCAACAATGAATTTAATCATGCTAATTTAAAAATCGGTATTGATGAAGCCCATGCATTAGGTAAAAAATTCTATGTGGTAGTGAATATCGCGCCACATAATTCTAAATTAAAAACCTTTATCAAAGACTTACAACCCGTTGTGGATATGAATCCCGATGCCTTAATCATGTCCGATCCGGGATTGATTATGTTGGTGCGTGAACACTTTCCGCATATCGCCATTCACCTTTCCGTGCAAGCCAACGCGGTGAACTGGGCGACGGTAAAATTTTGGAAACAAATGGGATTAACTCGCGTGATTTTATCGCGCGAACTTTCATTAGAAGAAATTGCAGAAATTCGCCAGCAAGTACCGGATATTGAAATTGAAATTTTTGTCCATGGTGCACTTTGTATGGCATATTCAGGGCGCTGTTTATTATCCGGCTATATCAACAAACGCGATCCGAACCAGGGTACTTGCACCAACGCTTGTCGTTGGGAGTATCAGTTGCAAGAAGGAACAACCGATGAGGTCGGGAATATTGTGCCGAAATTTGATCCAAGCCAACAAATTGAAGTAACAAATGTGGCGCCAACCTTAGGAGAAGGTAACACCACAGAAAAAGTCTTTCTTTATACTGAGCCACAAAGACCGGATGAACAAATGACCGCCTTTGAAGACGAACATGGCACCTATTTTATGAATTCCAAAGATCTGCGTGCAGTGCAACACGTGGAAAAATTAACGCAACTAGGCGTGCATTCGTTAAAAATTGAGGGGCGTACAAAATCCTTCTATTACTGCGCCAGAACCGCTCAAGTATATCGCAAAGCCATTGATGATGCCGCTGCCGGTAAACCATTTGATGAAAGTTTAATGGATACCTTGGAAAGTTTGGCACACCGTGGCTATACCGAAGGTTTTTTACGTCGTCATACCCATGATGAATATCAAAATTATGACTATGGCTATTCCATTTCCGAACGCCAACAATTTGTCGGTGAATTTACGGGTAAACGTAATGCACAAGGCATGGTGGAAGTCGCGGTAAAAAATAAATTTTTATTAGGTGACGAAGTGGAGATGATGACACCCAAAGGCAATATTTTGTTTAAAATCCAGCAAATGATCAATCGCAAAGGCGAGAAAGTGGACGCTGCACTCGGTGATGGGCATTTTGTTTTCCTTGACGTTCCGCAGGATATTAGCTTGGATTATGCGTTATTAATGCGAAATTTGGTCGACACGAATACACGTAATCCCCATGAAAAAAAAGCTTAA
- a CDS encoding Uncharacterized conserved protein, translating to MQILEPQQFASWDDPVAMLFACHSRVKKFCHQLQILPDYVAKNGYNQAVNNDVQQIIQYFTQAAPLHHDDEEKDFFPALVNYAPQAQKDIDELERQHVILHQNWANLCVQLQELLREQRANVERELIKQFVAGYDVHIAIEEALFKLGRKHIPAPELQAMGKIMAARRQA from the coding sequence ATGCAAATTCTTGAGCCGCAACAATTTGCCAGCTGGGACGATCCCGTTGCTATGCTGTTTGCCTGCCATAGTCGTGTGAAAAAATTTTGTCATCAACTGCAAATTTTACCGGATTATGTAGCCAAAAACGGTTACAATCAGGCGGTGAACAATGACGTGCAACAAATTATTCAGTATTTTACGCAAGCGGCACCGTTGCACCATGACGACGAGGAAAAAGATTTTTTTCCCGCGCTAGTCAATTATGCGCCGCAAGCGCAAAAAGATATTGATGAATTAGAACGCCAACACGTCATTTTGCACCAAAACTGGGCAAATTTATGTGTGCAGTTGCAAGAATTACTCCGTGAACAACGCGCTAATGTGGAGAGGGAGCTGATTAAACAATTCGTCGCCGGTTATGATGTGCATATTGCGATCGAAGAAGCGCTTTTTAAATTAGGCAGAAAACATATTCCGGCGCCAGAGTTGCAAGCGATGGGCAAAATCATGGCGGCGCGGCGCCAAGCCTAA
- the secD gene encoding preprotein translocase subunit SecD, with protein sequence MLNRYPLWKNLMVIFVVAIGLLYSLPNIYGEDPAVQISGTRGQEANASVLGNVQKLLDENQLATKSVLLENGSILIRFNNTDTQLLAKDKISEALGNGYSVALNLAPATPKWLSDIGGSPMKWGLDLRGGVRFLMEVDMNATLQKRQEQLIDGLKTELRKEKYQYTSIKAGENYASLVTLAKAEQLSAAERYLRQQHPTLDIKKISDNTLSLGISEAALNESRDRAIEQNLTILRKRVAELGVSEPVIQRQGAERIVVELPGVQDTARAKEILGATATLEFRLVNQNANLDAAARGMVPSDSEVKYDRNGNPVVLYKRTILGGDHITNSTSGVDQNTAMPQVSVTLDSEGGEIMSQTTKMNLSKPMATLYVEYKDGGKKDENGKMILEKHEEVINVATIQGRFGSQFQITGIDSPAEAQNLSMLLRSGALTAPIQIVEERTIGPSLGAQNVEQGLQSGLWGLGIVIVFMLIYYKLFGLFANIALMANMILLVGLMSLLPGATLTMPGIAGIILSVGMSVDANVLIFERIKEEIRNGRSVQQAINEGYNGAFTSIFDANLTTILTAVVLYAVGTGPVKGFAITLSLGVAISMFTAITGTRMLVNWIYGGKRVEKLSI encoded by the coding sequence ATGTTAAATCGTTACCCTTTATGGAAGAATCTAATGGTGATCTTTGTGGTCGCCATTGGTCTTTTATATTCTCTTCCAAATATTTACGGTGAGGATCCTGCTGTGCAAATTTCAGGAACTCGCGGACAAGAAGCCAATGCCAGCGTATTGGGCAATGTCCAAAAATTACTTGATGAAAATCAATTAGCAACCAAATCCGTGCTACTAGAAAACGGTTCCATTCTTATTCGTTTCAATAATACCGATACCCAACTTTTAGCCAAAGATAAAATTAGTGAAGCCTTAGGTAATGGCTATTCGGTAGCATTAAACTTAGCGCCCGCTACACCAAAATGGTTAAGCGATATTGGCGGTAGCCCGATGAAATGGGGCTTGGACTTGCGTGGCGGGGTACGTTTCTTGATGGAAGTGGACATGAATGCCACATTACAAAAACGTCAAGAACAACTTATTGATGGCTTAAAAACTGAGCTGCGTAAAGAAAAATACCAATATACGTCGATTAAAGCGGGCGAGAATTACGCCTCACTAGTCACGCTAGCGAAAGCTGAACAACTTTCCGCAGCAGAACGTTATTTACGTCAACAACATCCAACACTGGATATTAAAAAAATCTCTGACAACACCCTTTCTTTAGGCATTTCCGAAGCAGCATTAAACGAATCTCGTGATCGCGCTATTGAACAAAACTTGACTATTTTACGTAAACGGGTTGCTGAATTAGGTGTTTCTGAACCGGTCATCCAACGCCAAGGTGCGGAACGTATCGTGGTGGAATTGCCGGGGGTTCAGGATACCGCACGAGCAAAAGAAATTTTAGGCGCCACCGCAACCTTAGAATTCCGTTTGGTTAACCAAAATGCCAATTTAGATGCAGCAGCGCGCGGAATGGTTCCGTCGGATTCCGAAGTGAAATACGATCGTAACGGAAACCCAGTGGTGCTATATAAACGCACTATTCTTGGCGGTGATCATATTACTAATTCGACTTCCGGTGTCGATCAAAATACCGCTATGCCGCAGGTTAGCGTAACCTTAGACTCTGAAGGTGGCGAAATTATGTCGCAAACCACTAAAATGAATTTGAGCAAACCTATGGCAACCTTGTATGTGGAATATAAAGATGGTGGCAAAAAAGATGAAAACGGTAAAATGATTTTGGAAAAACATGAAGAAGTCATTAATGTTGCTACCATCCAAGGTCGTTTCGGCAGCCAATTCCAAATTACTGGTATTGATAGCCCAGCGGAAGCGCAAAACCTTTCCATGTTATTGCGTTCCGGTGCCTTAACTGCGCCAATTCAAATTGTTGAAGAACGCACTATCGGTCCGTCACTGGGCGCCCAAAACGTAGAGCAAGGGTTGCAATCCGGACTTTGGGGCTTGGGTATTGTAATCGTATTTATGTTGATTTATTACAAATTATTCGGGCTATTCGCCAATATTGCCTTAATGGCAAATATGATCTTATTGGTCGGCTTAATGTCGCTGTTACCGGGTGCGACGTTAACCATGCCGGGAATTGCCGGGATTATTCTTTCCGTGGGGATGTCGGTTGATGCCAACGTCTTGATCTTTGAGCGGATAAAAGAAGAAATTCGTAACGGTCGTTCTGTACAGCAGGCGATTAATGAAGGGTATAACGGAGCGTTTACCAGTATTTTTGATGCCAACTTGACAACGATTTTGACCGCCGTGGTGTTATATGCGGTTGGTACTGGTCCAGTCAAAGGCTTCGCGATCACGCTATCGTTAGGGGTTGCCATTTCCATGTTCACCGCCATCACCGGTACACGTATGCTGGTCAACTGGATTTACGGTGGTAAACGTGTTGAAAAATTATCCATTTAG
- the yajC gene encoding membrane protein, with product MEAQQSSPMSMLFIFVIFGLIFYFMIYRPQAKRNKAHKQLMSELAKGTEVLTSGGIIGKISKIGSESDYVVLALNDTTEITIKRDFIVAVLPKGSLKSL from the coding sequence ATGGAAGCTCAACAAAGTAGCCCTATGTCAATGTTGTTTATTTTCGTCATTTTTGGTTTGATTTTCTACTTTATGATTTATCGCCCGCAAGCGAAACGCAATAAAGCGCATAAACAATTAATGTCTGAATTAGCGAAAGGTACCGAAGTGTTAACTTCCGGCGGTATTATCGGTAAAATCAGCAAAATTGGTAGCGAAAGCGACTATGTTGTGCTTGCCTTAAATGATACGACTGAAATTACTATCAAACGTGATTTTATTGTGGCAGTCTTACCAAAAGGCTCATTAAAATCGCTATAA
- the slt gene encoding putative solube lytic murein transglycosylase, SLT domain protein: MNIKPMLLGMTLSLSYALYAADVTKATSPASPIMQTMRNEAEMLIKAQQAEITRLQEQLKQTQTLAQQRETYSKIQQLLQRSSSEVTLSVSAELLKSLQGYPLLPYAEYQWLSANKTQLDFAAIQAFQQRYPDFPNSNELKKVWLQQQIERQHWQAIIDHTAQLPTDIASRCSLWLAQQENAKTTPNLTALSTPKSAQKEVAFSAELTKLWLTGDSLPKQCDPLLDQWRLSGGLTPELIQQRALLAFAKHNRGLLTYLEKQETNAENKKWLSDLNQLLQAPKNLQNAQNQFSIMQLNPENPQHQQILQQIFPAFVKTLKESDIKMDAPFAEFADWALRFSLTPSQVAQWKQAVVSQFFDSENPQLQQWRDQSLLELKNDSLSERRIRTAIREKQNLAPWLDLLSTKAKNKEEWRYWQAKVWQQQGKTAQAKRQWQAMQNAPRGFYPMLAAQELGIAYQPQMLNFNATAEQQTLLQKSSPTLAKIAELRYHHDQLNTNREWRNLLNSVSNEQKLVFAQYAAEQQWYDLQVEATIQAKAWDYLALRLPNAYQTWFDLWLNKRNIDRTFAMAIARQESAWRADVSSSADARGLMQLLPATAKLTAQKFRLPYNNEKQLFDPIDNIMLGTTHLQELYDKYGNNRILIAAAYNAGARRVDSWLEKSQGRLSMAEFVASIPFYETRGYVQNVLAYAYYYQILQHKPLQKFTQEENNRLY, encoded by the coding sequence ATGAATATTAAGCCAATGCTTCTCGGGATGACACTTTCCCTCTCTTATGCGCTTTATGCAGCAGATGTGACCAAGGCAACATCTCCCGCTTCTCCTATAATGCAAACTATGCGTAATGAAGCCGAAATGCTGATCAAAGCGCAACAGGCAGAAATTACCCGTTTGCAGGAACAATTAAAACAGACACAAACCCTCGCACAACAGCGCGAAACTTACAGCAAAATCCAGCAACTGTTGCAACGTTCATCTAGTGAAGTGACTTTATCAGTTAGCGCGGAACTGCTCAAATCCTTACAAGGTTATCCCTTATTACCTTATGCAGAATATCAATGGCTAAGTGCTAATAAAACGCAACTGGATTTTGCCGCTATTCAGGCATTTCAACAACGTTATCCCGATTTTCCTAACAGCAATGAATTAAAAAAAGTCTGGTTACAACAACAAATAGAACGACAACATTGGCAAGCGATTATTGATCATACAGCGCAATTGCCAACGGATATCGCCTCCCGTTGTAGCCTTTGGTTAGCACAACAAGAAAACGCCAAAACAACGCCAAATTTGACCGCACTTTCTACGCCCAAATCAGCGCAAAAAGAAGTCGCGTTCAGCGCGGAGTTAACAAAACTTTGGCTCACTGGCGACAGCTTGCCGAAACAATGTGATCCACTCCTTGATCAATGGCGCTTGAGCGGCGGATTAACACCAGAATTAATTCAACAACGCGCATTGTTGGCCTTTGCCAAACATAACCGTGGGTTGCTGACTTACTTGGAAAAGCAAGAAACGAATGCAGAAAATAAAAAATGGTTGAGCGATCTAAATCAATTATTGCAAGCGCCAAAAAACTTGCAAAATGCACAAAATCAATTCAGCATTATGCAATTGAACCCAGAAAATCCGCAGCATCAACAAATTTTACAACAGATTTTTCCGGCATTTGTGAAAACCCTGAAAGAAAGCGACATCAAAATGGACGCGCCTTTTGCGGAATTTGCCGATTGGGCATTGCGCTTTTCCCTTACGCCAAGCCAAGTTGCGCAATGGAAACAAGCGGTGGTCAGCCAATTTTTTGACAGCGAAAATCCGCAATTACAACAATGGCGTGATCAAAGCCTGCTTGAATTGAAAAACGACAGCTTATCAGAACGCCGAATTCGCACTGCTATTCGAGAAAAACAAAATCTTGCACCATGGCTAGATTTACTTTCTACCAAGGCAAAAAATAAAGAGGAATGGCGTTATTGGCAAGCGAAAGTGTGGCAACAACAAGGGAAAACTGCCCAAGCAAAACGACAATGGCAAGCCATGCAAAATGCTCCACGCGGATTTTACCCAATGCTTGCAGCGCAAGAACTTGGCATTGCGTATCAACCGCAAATGTTAAATTTTAACGCCACAGCGGAACAACAAACCTTATTGCAAAAATCATCGCCAACCTTGGCAAAAATCGCCGAATTGCGTTATCACCATGATCAACTAAATACCAATCGGGAATGGCGCAATTTATTAAATTCTGTTAGCAATGAACAAAAATTGGTTTTCGCGCAATATGCTGCCGAACAGCAATGGTATGATTTACAAGTTGAAGCGACCATTCAAGCCAAAGCCTGGGATTATCTAGCATTACGCTTACCAAACGCCTATCAAACGTGGTTTGATTTATGGCTAAACAAGCGAAATATTGACCGCACTTTTGCCATGGCAATTGCTCGTCAAGAAAGCGCTTGGCGCGCCGATGTCTCCTCCTCCGCCGATGCGCGCGGATTGATGCAATTGCTGCCAGCGACTGCTAAACTAACCGCACAAAAATTTCGTCTACCTTATAATAATGAAAAGCAACTGTTTGATCCGATTGATAATATTATGCTAGGTACCACACACTTACAGGAATTATATGATAAATACGGTAACAACCGTATTTTAATCGCCGCCGCCTACAATGCGGGTGCGCGCCGCGTGGATAGCTGGTTGGAAAAATCCCAAGGTCGCTTATCCATGGCGGAATTTGTCGCCTCGATTCCCTTTTATGAAACGCGCGGTTACGTGCAAAATGTGTTGGCTTATGCCTATTATTATCAAATTTTGCAACACAAACCCTTGCAAAAATTTACCCAAGAGGAAAATAATAGATTATACTAG
- the secF gene encoding preprotein translocase subunit SecF, whose translation MSALNTNKKVHEFQGVKLPFKLIEFMKFRKWGYLFSVIVIVACFFFIFTKGFNWGLDFTGGTIIDTHFSQPADLDKVRSTLKENGIESALVQTTGGVRDVMIRVSATASDAQIGNHIQTMLSKLDNDIQIRSVEFVGPNVGEELTQGAIYATLATLLMLLVYVGFRFEWRLGTGGILALAHDVIVTLGVFSYLQIEMDLTFVAAILSVVGYSLNDSIVVFDRVRENFRKIRRIGTMDVIDISLTQTLSRTLMTSITTLFVVIALYFFGGPSIHSFSLALLIGIGFGTYSSIFIAIALAFDLGLKREHMIIQKVNKDDIEEMP comes from the coding sequence GTGAGTGCATTAAATACAAACAAAAAAGTTCACGAGTTCCAAGGGGTTAAATTACCGTTTAAACTCATTGAATTTATGAAGTTCCGCAAATGGGGTTACTTGTTTTCCGTCATTGTGATTGTGGCATGCTTCTTTTTTATCTTTACCAAAGGCTTTAACTGGGGGCTGGATTTTACCGGCGGTACCATTATTGATACCCATTTCTCCCAACCGGCAGATTTGGATAAAGTCCGTTCAACCCTAAAAGAAAACGGGATTGAAAGTGCCTTAGTACAAACCACTGGCGGCGTACGTGATGTGATGATTCGTGTGTCGGCGACTGCCAGTGATGCGCAAATTGGTAACCATATTCAAACCATGCTTAGCAAATTAGATAACGATATTCAAATTCGCAGCGTGGAATTTGTGGGTCCAAATGTTGGTGAAGAATTAACGCAAGGCGCAATTTATGCCACTTTAGCCACGTTATTGATGTTATTGGTATATGTTGGATTTCGTTTTGAATGGCGTTTAGGTACCGGCGGTATTTTAGCGCTTGCCCACGACGTGATCGTTACCTTAGGGGTTTTCTCGTATTTGCAAATCGAAATGGATTTAACCTTTGTAGCGGCGATTTTGTCCGTGGTCGGTTATTCTTTAAACGACAGTATCGTAGTATTTGACCGTGTGCGTGAAAACTTCCGCAAGATCCGTCGCATTGGTACCATGGATGTCATTGATATTTCGTTGACGCAAACGTTATCAAGAACATTAATGACCTCGATCACCACTTTATTCGTGGTTATCGCGTTATACTTCTTCGGCGGTCCAAGTATTCACAGCTTTTCACTTGCCCTCTTGATCGGGATTGGATTTGGGACATACTCCTCCATTTTCATTGCTATCGCCTTGGCGTTTGATCTTGGCTTAAAACGTGAACACATGATCATCCAAAAAGTTAACAAAGATGACATTGAAGAAATGCCTTAA
- the tgt gene encoding queuine tRNA-ribosyltransferase yields MKFKLHKTNGVARRGTMTFSRPQGEFTVETPAFMPVGTYGTVKGMTPEEVRATGAEILLGNTFHLWLRPGQEVMRKHGDLHDFMQWHRPILTDSGGFQVFSLGKLRKITEEGVKFQNPINGEHIFLSPEKSMEIQYDLGSDIVMIFDECAPYPSTFDYTKKSMEMSLRWAQRSRQRFDELGNKNALFGIVQGGVFEELRQVSLEGLVNIGFDGYAVGGLAVGEPKEDMHRILEYVCPQLPTDKPRYLMGVGKPEDLVEGVRRGIDMFDCVMPTRNARNGHLFVSDGIVKIRNAKYRDDTSPLDPECDCYTCKHYTKSYLYHLDKCGEILGARLNTIHNLRYYQRLMAQIRQAIEEDRFEQFVVDFYAKIGKPVPPLQSETTKAEFQE; encoded by the coding sequence ATGAAATTTAAATTACACAAAACCAATGGCGTGGCGCGTCGCGGCACCATGACCTTTTCTCGTCCGCAGGGCGAATTTACGGTGGAAACGCCGGCGTTTATGCCGGTCGGAACCTATGGCACGGTGAAAGGCATGACGCCGGAAGAAGTTCGCGCGACTGGCGCAGAAATTTTACTGGGTAATACCTTTCATCTTTGGTTGCGCCCTGGTCAAGAAGTGATGCGTAAACATGGTGATTTACATGATTTTATGCAATGGCACCGTCCGATTTTGACCGACAGCGGTGGTTTTCAGGTTTTCAGTTTAGGGAAATTGCGTAAAATCACCGAAGAAGGCGTCAAATTCCAAAATCCAATTAATGGCGAACATATTTTCCTTTCACCGGAAAAATCCATGGAAATTCAATATGATTTAGGTTCGGATATTGTGATGATTTTTGATGAATGCGCCCCCTATCCATCAACCTTTGATTACACCAAAAAATCCATGGAAATGTCCTTACGTTGGGCGCAACGCAGTCGTCAGCGTTTTGATGAATTAGGCAATAAAAATGCCCTATTTGGTATTGTGCAAGGTGGCGTTTTTGAAGAATTGCGCCAAGTTTCACTGGAAGGCTTAGTCAACATCGGGTTTGACGGTTACGCCGTCGGCGGTTTGGCGGTTGGCGAACCGAAAGAAGATATGCACCGCATTTTGGAATATGTTTGCCCGCAATTACCAACGGATAAACCGCGTTATTTGATGGGCGTCGGTAAACCGGAGGATTTAGTGGAGGGCGTGCGTCGCGGGATTGATATGTTTGACTGCGTTATGCCGACCCGTAACGCACGTAACGGTCATTTATTCGTCAGCGACGGAATTGTCAAAATTCGTAATGCGAAATACCGTGATGATACTTCGCCATTAGATCCGGAATGCGATTGTTACACCTGTAAACATTACACCAAATCCTATCTTTATCATTTGGATAAGTGCGGTGAAATTTTGGGTGCAAGATTAAATACGATCCATAATTTACGTTATTATCAACGGTTAATGGCACAAATTCGCCAAGCCATTGAAGAAGATCGTTTTGAGCAATTTGTTGTGGACTTTTATGCCAAAATCGGCAAGCCAGTTCCGCCGCTGCAATCCGAAACAACCAAAGCTGAATTTCAGGAGTAA
- a CDS encoding Uncharacterized conserved protein — translation MAIYSLDLSGFTCPLPLLSAKKALASLHKGDRLCLQLNQYSAIEDFRLLCQTENYRFISLQESGEQRTVVIEK, via the coding sequence ATGGCGATATATTCATTAGATTTAAGCGGATTTACTTGCCCCTTACCACTGCTAAGCGCGAAAAAAGCCTTGGCGAGTTTACACAAAGGCGATCGCCTGTGTTTACAGCTTAATCAATACAGTGCAATTGAAGACTTTCGTTTATTGTGCCAAACCGAGAACTACCGTTTTATTTCCCTACAAGAAAGCGGAGAACAACGAACAGTAGTGATTGAAAAATAA